In Flammeovirgaceae bacterium 311, one DNA window encodes the following:
- a CDS encoding hypothetical protein (COG3250 Beta-galactosidase/beta-glucuronidase) produces the protein MSKYYFWFCIISLLSFSCQEKPKSFVPAVEVRKEGNKFMLYRNGSPYYIKGAAGHEHMQKVALYGGNSIRTWNTKEAGRILDEAQSYGLTVTLGLEVGNEWWGNDFSYWDMEAVDEKIAELQKVVEQYKDHPALLMWGIGNEVHLFGGNQLMVLHTIDRIAKMIHDTDPNHPVMTAVPLGPNFSKRGFLRFLCPNLDILGVNGFARLPYLKNEIRSAFGWNKAYMLSEWGTEGPWEASSTEWGAPIEKSSTQRALEMDSNWSLINQDSTLFLGGYAFYWGSKYERTYTFYSLFSSEGLETESVNVLNSKWSGDSPINWAPIIDSLHLNSKIPQDNNYLSAGSIQQARVFAHDQDGDSLSYYWEIRPEGLDNFIKGDFDNDLAYLLLKERGDSLQFQAPEQEGGYRLFTYVYDNNRHVATYNIPFYVLIQ, from the coding sequence ATGAGCAAATATTACTTTTGGTTTTGTATAATCAGTTTACTATCATTCTCTTGCCAGGAGAAACCGAAAAGCTTTGTTCCAGCGGTAGAGGTAAGAAAAGAAGGAAATAAGTTTATGCTATACAGAAATGGTAGTCCATACTATATAAAAGGGGCTGCAGGTCATGAGCATATGCAAAAAGTGGCTCTTTATGGTGGAAATTCCATCAGAACCTGGAATACCAAGGAGGCGGGCCGGATCCTGGACGAAGCGCAATCATATGGTCTCACCGTTACCTTGGGTCTGGAGGTTGGTAACGAATGGTGGGGGAATGATTTTAGCTACTGGGATATGGAGGCTGTTGATGAAAAAATCGCGGAGTTGCAAAAAGTAGTTGAGCAGTATAAAGATCACCCGGCGCTACTAATGTGGGGCATTGGCAACGAGGTTCATTTATTTGGAGGCAACCAGTTGATGGTGTTGCACACCATAGATCGAATAGCCAAAATGATACATGATACAGACCCCAATCATCCGGTAATGACGGCAGTGCCACTGGGGCCTAATTTTAGCAAGCGCGGATTTTTACGATTCCTGTGCCCCAATCTTGATATTTTGGGTGTTAATGGATTTGCTCGCTTACCTTATCTAAAGAATGAAATAAGAAGTGCCTTTGGTTGGAATAAAGCTTATATGCTAAGTGAGTGGGGAACAGAGGGGCCTTGGGAGGCTTCGTCTACAGAATGGGGTGCTCCTATCGAAAAGAGCAGCACACAGAGAGCGCTGGAGATGGACTCAAATTGGAGTCTAATTAATCAGGACAGCACATTATTTTTAGGGGGCTATGCTTTTTACTGGGGAAGTAAATATGAAAGAACTTACACCTTTTACAGCTTGTTCTCCTCAGAAGGCTTGGAAACGGAATCAGTAAATGTGTTAAACAGTAAATGGTCTGGTGACAGCCCCATAAACTGGGCTCCCATAATTGACTCCCTTCACCTTAACTCTAAGATCCCACAGGACAATAATTATCTTTCGGCTGGATCAATACAACAAGCCCGTGTTTTTGCGCATGATCAGGATGGAGATTCATTATCCTATTATTGGGAAATACGTCCCGAAGGGCTTGATAATTTTATAAAAGGAGACTTTGACAATGATTTAGCCTACCTGTTGTTGAAGGAGAGAGGTGATTCACTCCAATTTCAAGCTCCTGAACAGGAAGGAGGATACAGGCTTTTTACTTACGTCTATGATAATAACCGGCATGTTGCCACCTACAATATTCCATTTTATGTGCTAATTCAATAG
- a CDS encoding GDP-mannose 4,6-dehydratase (COG1089 GDP-D-mannose dehydratase) gives MKTALITGITGQDGAYLAELLLEKGYMVHGIKRRTSMFNTDRIDHLYQDPHEKEIRLKLHYGDLTDSTNLIRIIQEVQPDEIYNLAAMSHVRVSFDTPEYTANADGIGTLRILEAVRLLGLTEKTRIYQASTSELYGLVQQVPQSEKTPFYPRSPYAVAKMYAYWITVNYREAYNMFACNGILFNHESPLRGETFVTRKITRATARIALGMQEKMYLGNMDAQRDWGHAKDYVEAMYLILQQDKPDDFVIATGITTTVRDFVRMAFGELGIEVEFKGTGVDEKGYVKSTSGEHILPVGQEIVCIDPRYFRPTEVELLIGDPTKSKEVLGWVPKYDLPALVKDMMQSDLELMQKEKYLAESGYNTLNYFE, from the coding sequence ATGAAAACGGCATTAATTACAGGGATAACGGGCCAGGATGGCGCTTACCTTGCGGAACTACTCCTGGAAAAAGGTTATATGGTACACGGTATTAAACGTCGTACCTCTATGTTCAATACCGATCGGATTGACCATCTTTATCAGGATCCGCACGAGAAGGAGATACGGCTAAAGCTGCACTATGGTGACCTTACCGACAGCACCAACCTAATCAGAATTATTCAGGAAGTACAGCCGGATGAAATCTACAACCTGGCAGCCATGAGCCATGTACGGGTAAGCTTTGATACCCCTGAATATACCGCCAATGCAGATGGCATCGGGACATTACGTATTCTGGAAGCTGTTCGCCTGCTGGGTTTAACAGAAAAAACCCGTATTTACCAGGCTTCCACTTCCGAGCTGTATGGTCTGGTACAGCAGGTGCCTCAGTCAGAGAAAACACCCTTCTACCCCAGGTCTCCCTATGCGGTTGCAAAAATGTATGCCTACTGGATTACAGTGAATTACCGAGAGGCCTATAATATGTTTGCCTGCAACGGCATTCTGTTCAATCACGAGTCTCCGCTGCGGGGAGAGACTTTCGTAACACGTAAAATTACAAGGGCAACGGCACGTATTGCCCTGGGCATGCAGGAAAAGATGTATTTAGGCAACATGGATGCACAGCGCGACTGGGGCCATGCCAAAGATTATGTTGAGGCCATGTACCTGATTCTGCAGCAGGACAAACCGGATGACTTTGTGATTGCCACCGGTATTACCACCACAGTGCGTGATTTTGTGCGTATGGCCTTTGGCGAACTTGGCATAGAGGTAGAGTTCAAGGGCACAGGTGTTGACGAGAAAGGCTACGTAAAGAGTACCAGCGGTGAACATATCCTGCCAGTGGGCCAGGAAATTGTTTGTATTGATCCCCGTTATTTCAGACCAACAGAGGTAGAACTGCTCATTGGCGATCCTACCAAATCTAAAGAAGTACTGGGTTGGGTGCCTAAATACGATTTGCCTGCGCTGGTAAAGGACATGATGCAGTCAGACCTGGAGCTGATGCAAAAAGAAAAGTACCTGGCAGAGTCTGGTTACAATACGCTTAACTACTTTGAATAA
- a CDS encoding family 2 glycosyl transferase (COG1215 Glycosyltransferases, probably involved in cell wall biogenesis): MHKIKSKLLLSFLILIGVGFLILFIYGFVTVVDVGHPVLYLLLTISLFFKILRILFEWYHYAGIRQPKPAASFHKHWKVDMLTTACPGEPREMIEETLQAMVKVAYPHQTYLCDEGNDPALKSLCQELGVQHVTRTTRQNAKAGNINNALRQANGEICVIMDPDHVPAPDFLDKVLPHFDDPEIGYVQVVQAYKNQPESLVALGAAEQTYNFYGPYMNAMGQYGTAQAIGANCTFRREALDSINGHAPGLTEDMHTSMLLHAKGWKSVYVPEVVSRGLVPSSLSAYYKQQLKWSRGTFDLWFHVFPRLFTQFSWRQKLHYGLLPLYYLFGLITLIDVAVPVYSLFSGDYPWHMNPVVFFAFYMPLLISSLLIRQFAQKWLSEPHEKGLHITGGILRVGTWWVYLTGFVYTILNIKVPYIPTPKEHSAKNEFLLALPNLLLSVLCVVAVFYGLHQDWQPYSFMMAGFALFNALILFVAFAMGQSQWIDALANSFDLLKTNYLSLRWRLLFRPFSKASLNYLLLCPISLPFLAIPWIFTDNQQEISMDSDHAKVSQTELGGFYTGIYFPASDKSTVEQLAKAEKETKHSFSIASTYLAWGASPLPVDEWKAIAAKGSVPMISWEPWTNLFPQYADHPDLSQNKKVFHYISEGYFNDYIDSVAISIRSLGYPVFLRFAHEMDNPMYPWSATGENTPAEFIAAWRFVHQRFQSLGVQNVTWVWNPLKPSAFDNYFPNGARYPENMYVDWIGITCLNYGKASPDKKWYSFEELYKPFQQKLQSYAIELPVMLAEFGSTSYGGEADAWVANGLSSIQVNYPEIKAAVLFYSNQDKNWVTDWRSNKNKLTIDWTYNLSALSSFLNKFVVPAQYTFNESNHNTPGKANPRILGDSGNFSMLVAGKPFYIKGVCYNPQHDWRDGFLPLTRKQLESDFSKIKAMGANTIRRYEPGIYDVNMFNVAEEQELFILYGFWFDPAIDYYKDTAAKAAYEKRVLKYVKKYKHRKSIIAWNIGNETWGLQKKHFAKPYLTLTRRAYLEFLEDLAQKIREIDPDRPIFASEEHEHYQLASTVYEMQAHLPSVDVIGINSYFKSNVETLQETFLKFDRSRPYVVTEFGPKGYWSHEFGDYRDDSLLLEVSSLSKARWYQNQWQDYIESNKGYNLGGFAFSWRDRYEGTATWFGITDYKGRLKPAYYYLQKAYTGVTDSETPLDEAFANLTITGPWYAIKPGESIWLTAGVTNEYTGSLFFEWEVQEEASWKNVTTIQSSINHKKHVELKLPQKNSRYRIYLHATDSAGNVVTASRPVALE; this comes from the coding sequence ATGCATAAGATTAAATCCAAACTCCTTCTTTCTTTCTTAATCCTGATAGGGGTAGGGTTCCTGATATTGTTCATATATGGCTTTGTTACAGTAGTAGATGTAGGGCACCCGGTGCTATATCTGCTGCTCACCATTAGCCTGTTCTTTAAAATATTGCGTATTCTTTTTGAGTGGTATCACTATGCCGGCATTCGCCAGCCTAAACCAGCTGCCTCCTTTCATAAACATTGGAAGGTAGATATGCTTACCACTGCCTGTCCGGGGGAACCCAGGGAAATGATTGAAGAGACGCTACAGGCAATGGTAAAGGTGGCATACCCACACCAAACCTACCTCTGCGATGAAGGCAACGATCCTGCCCTAAAAAGTCTTTGCCAGGAACTGGGCGTACAACATGTAACACGTACTACACGTCAAAATGCCAAGGCTGGTAACATTAACAACGCTTTGCGCCAGGCCAATGGAGAAATATGTGTGATCATGGACCCTGATCATGTGCCTGCTCCTGATTTTCTTGATAAGGTGCTACCACATTTCGATGATCCTGAAATCGGCTATGTACAGGTGGTTCAGGCGTACAAAAATCAGCCGGAATCGCTGGTGGCGCTTGGGGCAGCAGAACAGACTTATAACTTCTACGGTCCCTATATGAATGCTATGGGCCAGTATGGTACTGCCCAGGCCATAGGCGCCAACTGCACCTTCCGCAGGGAAGCCCTGGATTCAATTAACGGGCATGCTCCGGGGCTTACAGAGGATATGCATACCTCCATGCTCCTGCATGCCAAAGGCTGGAAATCTGTATATGTTCCCGAAGTTGTATCCAGAGGGTTAGTTCCTAGTAGTTTATCTGCCTACTACAAGCAGCAGCTGAAATGGTCCAGGGGCACCTTTGATCTGTGGTTTCACGTTTTTCCCCGCCTGTTCACACAGTTTTCATGGCGCCAGAAGCTTCATTACGGCTTGCTCCCGCTGTATTATTTGTTTGGCCTGATTACACTAATAGATGTTGCAGTGCCAGTTTACTCGCTTTTTTCCGGCGACTATCCCTGGCACATGAATCCTGTTGTGTTTTTTGCCTTTTACATGCCTCTGCTGATCAGCAGCCTGCTCATCAGGCAATTTGCCCAGAAGTGGCTCAGTGAGCCACATGAAAAGGGACTCCATATTACCGGAGGAATTTTAAGGGTAGGCACATGGTGGGTATACCTGACAGGTTTTGTCTACACTATATTAAATATTAAGGTTCCCTACATTCCTACACCCAAAGAACACAGTGCTAAAAACGAGTTTCTGCTGGCCCTGCCAAACCTGCTGCTCTCGGTGCTTTGTGTAGTGGCAGTTTTTTATGGGCTGCACCAGGACTGGCAACCCTATAGTTTCATGATGGCAGGCTTCGCGCTTTTCAATGCACTTATTTTGTTTGTTGCATTTGCCATGGGGCAGTCCCAGTGGATAGATGCTCTGGCGAATTCTTTTGATCTTCTGAAAACAAACTATCTATCCTTAAGATGGAGGCTGTTATTCAGACCTTTCAGCAAAGCTTCCCTCAATTATTTGCTGCTTTGCCCGATCTCTTTACCCTTCCTGGCAATACCCTGGATATTCACAGACAACCAGCAGGAAATAAGCATGGATAGCGATCATGCCAAAGTATCACAGACAGAGCTTGGAGGGTTTTATACAGGCATTTACTTTCCTGCTTCGGACAAAAGCACCGTTGAACAACTCGCAAAGGCAGAAAAAGAAACAAAGCACTCTTTCTCTATCGCCTCCACCTACCTGGCCTGGGGAGCCTCACCACTACCTGTAGACGAGTGGAAAGCAATTGCAGCAAAAGGATCTGTTCCCATGATAAGCTGGGAGCCCTGGACAAACCTTTTCCCGCAATATGCCGATCATCCGGATTTAAGCCAAAATAAAAAAGTTTTTCACTATATCTCCGAAGGCTACTTCAATGATTACATTGATTCAGTGGCAATTTCTATCCGTTCTCTGGGTTATCCGGTATTTCTTCGGTTTGCCCACGAAATGGATAACCCTATGTATCCCTGGTCTGCTACCGGCGAAAATACACCAGCCGAATTTATTGCTGCCTGGCGCTTTGTACATCAAAGGTTTCAATCACTGGGGGTTCAAAACGTCACCTGGGTCTGGAACCCACTGAAGCCTTCTGCCTTTGATAATTACTTTCCTAATGGTGCCCGCTACCCGGAAAACATGTATGTTGACTGGATTGGTATTACCTGCCTGAACTATGGAAAGGCCAGCCCGGATAAGAAATGGTATAGCTTCGAGGAGCTCTACAAACCTTTCCAGCAAAAGCTCCAGAGCTATGCCATAGAACTTCCGGTAATGCTAGCAGAATTCGGATCTACCTCATATGGCGGAGAGGCTGATGCATGGGTAGCCAATGGGCTTAGCAGCATTCAGGTTAATTATCCCGAAATCAAAGCAGCCGTTCTGTTTTACAGCAACCAGGATAAAAATTGGGTAACTGACTGGCGATCCAATAAAAATAAGCTTACAATTGACTGGACCTATAACCTATCAGCACTTTCATCTTTTCTTAACAAATTTGTAGTTCCTGCACAGTATACTTTCAATGAAAGTAATCATAATACTCCAGGAAAAGCAAACCCAAGAATATTAGGCGACAGTGGCAATTTTTCCATGCTTGTAGCAGGCAAGCCTTTTTACATCAAAGGGGTCTGCTACAACCCCCAACATGACTGGCGGGACGGATTTTTACCCCTGACCCGTAAGCAGCTGGAAAGTGATTTCAGCAAAATAAAAGCCATGGGAGCCAATACCATCAGGCGGTATGAGCCCGGCATTTATGATGTAAATATGTTTAATGTAGCAGAGGAACAGGAATTGTTTATTCTCTATGGGTTCTGGTTTGATCCTGCCATTGATTATTATAAAGATACTGCCGCAAAAGCTGCTTATGAGAAGCGGGTGCTGAAGTATGTAAAAAAATACAAGCACCGAAAATCCATCATTGCCTGGAATATTGGAAATGAAACATGGGGGCTACAGAAAAAGCATTTTGCCAAACCATATCTAACACTTACACGCAGAGCATATCTGGAGTTTCTGGAAGACCTTGCCCAAAAGATCCGGGAAATAGATCCTGACAGACCAATTTTTGCTTCTGAAGAGCACGAACACTATCAGCTTGCCAGTACCGTATACGAAATGCAGGCTCACCTGCCTTCTGTAGATGTGATAGGGATTAATTCCTATTTTAAATCCAATGTAGAAACGCTGCAGGAAACGTTCCTAAAATTCGATCGGTCCCGCCCCTATGTGGTAACAGAGTTTGGGCCTAAAGGCTACTGGAGCCATGAGTTTGGAGATTACCGCGACGACTCTCTGCTGCTTGAAGTATCAAGCTTGAGCAAAGCACGCTGGTATCAAAACCAGTGGCAGGATTACATAGAAAGCAATAAAGGCTACAATCTAGGAGGTTTTGCCTTTAGCTGGCGCGACAGATATGAAGGAACAGCAACCTGGTTTGGCATCACTGACTATAAAGGAAGACTAAAGCCGGCATATTACTATCTACAGAAAGCCTATACAGGAGTTACTGACAGTGAAACTCCGCTTGATGAAGCCTTTGCCAACCTTACAATCACAGGCCCCTGGTATGCTATTAAACCAGGCGAATCTATATGGCTGACAGCAGGTGTAACAAATGAATATACCGGTTCTTTATTTTTTGAATGGGAAGTACAGGAAGAAGCGAGCTGGAAAAATGTAACTACGATTCAAAGCAGCATCAATCATAAGAAGCACGTAGAGCTTAAGCTCCCTCAAAAAAACTCCAGGTACCGTATTTATTTACATGCTACGGATTCTGCAGGAAATGTAGTAACTGCATCAAGGCCTGTGGCGCTGGAGTAA
- a CDS encoding GDP-L-fucose synthase (COG0451 Nucleoside-diphosphate-sugar epimerases), with product MNKDSKIYVAGHRGMVGSAILRALQKGGYKNLLTRTSSEVDLRNQAAVNELFEEEKPEYVFLAAAKVGGIMANNTYRGEFLFDNLMIQANVIHAAYEHGVKKLCFLGSSCIYPKLAPQPLKEEYLLTGLLEETNEPYAIAKIAGIKLCESYRDQYGCNFISVMPTNLYGYGDNYHPENSHVLPALIRRFHEAKEAGLPEVVVWGTGTPRREFLFADDLAEACLFLMEHYNEKELVNIGTGEDISIGELAALVSNVVGYTGDIKFDTTKPDGTPRKLMDVSKLHALGWKHKTGLKAGIVLAYQDFLQHHTRDILA from the coding sequence ATGAACAAAGACTCAAAAATCTACGTAGCCGGTCATAGGGGTATGGTTGGCTCAGCCATCTTAAGGGCACTACAGAAGGGAGGTTATAAGAATTTGCTTACCAGAACCTCTTCAGAAGTTGATCTGCGTAACCAGGCAGCCGTAAATGAGCTTTTTGAAGAAGAAAAGCCTGAGTACGTGTTTCTGGCTGCTGCTAAGGTAGGAGGTATCATGGCAAATAATACCTACCGTGGAGAATTTCTCTTTGATAACCTGATGATTCAGGCAAACGTTATTCATGCTGCTTATGAGCATGGCGTAAAGAAGCTTTGTTTCCTGGGCTCATCCTGCATTTACCCTAAGCTGGCACCACAGCCACTTAAAGAAGAGTACCTGCTCACCGGTTTGCTGGAGGAAACAAATGAACCTTATGCCATCGCTAAAATTGCCGGTATCAAGCTGTGCGAATCTTATCGCGATCAGTATGGCTGTAATTTCATTTCGGTAATGCCTACTAATTTGTATGGTTATGGCGATAACTACCATCCTGAAAACAGCCATGTGCTTCCGGCGCTGATTCGTCGTTTTCACGAAGCCAAAGAAGCAGGCCTTCCAGAAGTTGTGGTTTGGGGCACTGGTACTCCCAGAAGGGAATTCCTCTTTGCAGACGACCTGGCCGAAGCATGTTTGTTTTTGATGGAGCACTACAATGAGAAGGAGCTGGTGAATATTGGTACAGGCGAAGATATTTCAATAGGAGAACTGGCGGCATTGGTAAGTAATGTTGTAGGCTACACCGGGGATATAAAATTTGATACCACCAAGCCGGATGGTACGCCACGTAAATTGATGGATGTAAGTAAGCTGCATGCCCTGGGCTGGAAACACAAAACAGGCCTAAAAGCAGGTATTGTTCTGGCCTATCAGGATTTCTTACAACACCATACCAGAGATATTCTCGCCTAA
- a CDS encoding Alpha-L-arabinofuranosidase (COG3507 Beta-xylosidase), translating into MLTNLKLKQAAVLLMSTTVLAGACQSSSNEGQGTTAEADTAAQTTTAQDQKFLSEPLVTHMYTADPSAHVFEGKIYIYPSHDVDAGIPEKDDGSHFDMRDYHVFSMDRIGGEVKDHGKALDIKDIPWAGRQLWAPDAAFKDGTYYLYFPVKDKEDIFRIGVATSNSPAGPFKPQPQPIANSYSIDPTVFKDTDGTHYMFVGGIWGGQLQRWSTGTYQPEDTYPADDQPALMPKVARMSNDMLGFAEDLKDVQILDENGQPLLAGDNERRFFEAAWVHIYNGKYYLSYSTGDTHNIAYAIGDNPYGPFTYQGVILKPVLGWTNHHSIIEFEGKWYLFYHDSSLSGGKTHLRSIKITELTHRPDGTIETIDPFVQQ; encoded by the coding sequence ATGCTCACTAACCTAAAGCTCAAACAAGCTGCTGTTCTGCTCATGTCCACTACTGTACTGGCCGGCGCATGCCAGAGCAGTAGTAACGAAGGCCAGGGTACCACTGCCGAAGCCGATACTGCAGCACAAACCACTACCGCTCAGGATCAGAAGTTTCTGTCGGAGCCACTTGTAACCCATATGTATACAGCCGATCCTTCGGCACATGTGTTTGAGGGTAAAATTTACATCTACCCATCGCACGATGTGGACGCAGGTATCCCTGAAAAAGACGATGGCTCTCATTTCGATATGCGGGATTACCATGTGTTTTCGATGGACCGCATAGGCGGAGAAGTAAAAGATCATGGTAAAGCTCTTGACATTAAGGATATTCCCTGGGCGGGCCGGCAGTTGTGGGCGCCTGATGCTGCATTCAAAGATGGTACCTATTATCTCTACTTTCCTGTAAAAGACAAAGAAGATATTTTCAGAATAGGGGTTGCCACCAGTAATTCGCCGGCAGGTCCGTTCAAACCACAGCCACAACCAATTGCAAACAGCTACAGCATTGATCCAACTGTTTTCAAAGATACAGACGGCACACACTATATGTTTGTAGGCGGCATTTGGGGAGGACAGCTGCAGCGCTGGAGCACTGGTACCTATCAGCCGGAAGATACTTACCCCGCCGATGATCAGCCTGCCCTGATGCCTAAAGTAGCACGCATGAGCAACGACATGCTGGGTTTTGCAGAAGACCTAAAAGATGTGCAGATCCTGGACGAAAATGGCCAGCCCCTGCTGGCTGGCGATAATGAAAGAAGATTTTTCGAAGCTGCCTGGGTACACATTTATAATGGCAAATACTACTTGTCTTACTCAACCGGCGATACCCACAATATTGCCTATGCGATAGGTGATAACCCTTACGGTCCGTTCACTTACCAGGGAGTAATTCTGAAGCCGGTACTGGGTTGGACCAACCATCATTCTATCATAGAGTTTGAAGGCAAGTGGTACCTGTTCTATCACGACAGCTCACTTTCCGGCGGCAAAACGCACCTAAGAAGCATCAAAATAACGGAGCTTACCCACCGCCCTGATGGAACCATCGAAACCATCGATCCTTTTGTACAACAATAA
- a CDS encoding polysaccharide export protein (COG1596 Periplasmic protein involved in polysaccharide export) — MFALFSSSCVSNKKLVYFPDPAFNTEKLTPIANQPVNYLLQPRDILSVRIKTLDTESSEYFNIQPENGFMNLNQASVFLSSYSIDDNGSITLPEVGPIKVAGLTVQQAQQKIQEAIGVYLNKATILVKLVSFKVTVLGEVNTPGQFYIYNDQLTVLEGLGMAGDLTDFGNRENITLVRQTETGLGAILIDLKNPQLLASEYYYLQPNDVLYVQPLKAKTTRGNLNTLNVLSVVFGAVSTAILILTFVN, encoded by the coding sequence TTGTTTGCTTTATTTAGCAGCTCCTGTGTCTCTAATAAAAAGCTGGTCTATTTTCCCGATCCTGCCTTTAACACCGAAAAATTAACACCCATTGCAAATCAGCCTGTCAACTATCTATTGCAGCCGCGGGATATCCTGTCAGTTAGAATAAAAACCCTTGACACAGAATCCTCTGAGTATTTCAATATTCAGCCAGAGAATGGGTTTATGAATTTGAATCAGGCCAGTGTTTTCTTAAGTAGTTACTCAATTGATGATAACGGGAGTATTACCCTTCCGGAGGTAGGGCCAATTAAAGTAGCAGGTTTAACTGTGCAACAAGCCCAGCAAAAGATACAGGAGGCAATAGGTGTTTACCTGAACAAAGCCACTATTCTGGTTAAACTGGTAAGCTTCAAAGTCACCGTGTTAGGTGAGGTTAATACACCCGGTCAGTTTTATATATACAACGATCAGCTTACAGTACTGGAAGGTTTGGGAATGGCTGGTGATCTTACGGATTTTGGTAACCGTGAAAATATTACCCTGGTTCGGCAAACAGAAACAGGTTTGGGTGCAATATTGATTGACCTGAAGAATCCTCAGCTTTTGGCTTCAGAGTATTATTACCTGCAGCCCAATGATGTTCTTTATGTACAGCCCCTGAAGGCTAAGACCACCAGGGGTAATCTGAATACATTAAATGTATTGAGTGTAGTGTTTGGCGCAGTTTCTACAGCCATATTGATTCTAACCTTTGTTAACTAA